One Pygocentrus nattereri isolate fPygNat1 chromosome 23, fPygNat1.pri, whole genome shotgun sequence genomic window carries:
- the LOC108443763 gene encoding complement C1q-like protein 2, translating to MLRSAAASLLLLTCLLQDSVGETEDLSSSFIQLDIAGVLKSLKDLVNHQAAAIAELKKENAALKKEVDNLKNESAVQASELSSVKRELEDVKNESAGKQKVAFSAGLGLPAGQRGPFNVDTTLIYKQVLTNVGGAYNPYTGIFTAPVRGVYYIRFTSGIYGNKSNNIGLNLYKNEQHLMHLGELGADGATKHISSGVTLELVAGDVVYTRLPANYVVWDNSALRTSFSGFLIFPM from the exons ATGCTGagatctgctgctgcttctctgctgctgctcacgTGTCTTTTACAGGACAGTGTCGGGGAGACTGAAGATTTGTCCAGCTCTTTCATCCAACTGGACATCGCAGGAGTACTGAAGAGTCTGAAAGACCTGGTCAATCATCAAGCAGCTGCGATAGCGGAGCTGAAGAAAGAGAATGCAG CCTTGAAGAAAGAGGTGGACAATCTGAAGAATGAAAGTGCAG tgCAAGCAAGTGAACTTTCAAGTGTGAAGCGTGAGCTGGAGGATGTGAAGAATGAGAGTGCAG GGAAGCAAAAGGTGGCTTTCTCGGCTGGGCTAGGCCTGCCCGCGGGACAGAGGGGACCGTTTAACGTTGATACTACTCTGATCTACAAACAAGTCCTTACAAACGTTGGAGGCGCCTACAACCCATACACAG GCATCTTCACAGCTCCGGTCAGAGGGGTCTACTACATTCGCTTCACATCTGGCATATATGGCAACAAGAGCAACAATATAGGACTGAATCTGTACAAAAACGAGCAGCATCTGATGCATCTGGGTGAACTTGGTGCAGATGGTGCAACAAAGCATATCTCGAGTGGAGTCACTCTGGAGCTGGTGGCGGGAGATGTGGTGTACACCCGCCTCCCAGCAAACTACGTGGTCTGGGATAATTCAGCGCTCCGTACGAGTTTCAGTGGCTTCCTCATCTTCCCCATGTGA